GCCCCGTTCAGCACGTTGGTGCGCCCGGTAGAGAATGAAATCTGGCAAAGGATCAGCGCGGAGATCATCACCACCATCTGCGGCGACTCCAGCCCGAATATCAGCTCCTGCCCGGTCAGCGCGGCGATAATCGTTACCGCAGGCACCGTCAGTGAAATCGTCGCCAGCACCGAACCAAAGAACAGGTTCATCGCACGCTGCACCTGATTCGCCAGCACCGCTTTGATTGCGCCCAGCCCTTCAGGGGAGAGGATCAGCAACGCCACCAGGAAGCCGGTAAACTGCTCCGGCGCATTCATGGCCGTCAGCAGCTCACCCAGCGGGTTGGCATTCATTTTGGTCACGGCGATCACCGCGATCAGGTGCACAATCAGCCAGGCGGTGTGCCACGCGCTGCTGTGTACCGAAGGCTTGCCGTGATGCGGGTCACCGTCATCATCTTCGTGTTCATAAACGAACAGGCTCTGGTGGGTTTTGGTCTGGATCAGCAGGAATACCCAGTACATGGCGGCGGAGATCGCCGACACCAGCAGCGCCTGAGCCATCGAAAAATTGCCGTTCGGCAGCGCCACGGGCAGCACCAGCACGATGACCGCCAGTGGGAAAATGGCGATAAGATACTGTTTTACGCCGACCAGATTAACGTACTGCGTGGCGAACTTACGGCCGCCCAGCAGCAGGGCGAAGCCCACCAGGCCGCAGGTGACAATCATAATGATGGAGAACAGCGTATCGCGCATCAGCGCCGGGGCGGCATCGCCGGTAGCCATCAAGGCGGAAATCAGGCTGACCTCAAGGATCACCACGGAAAGGCTGAGGATCAGCGAGCCGTAGGGTTCGCCCAGGCGGTGTGCCAGCACGTCGGCGTGGCGAACAACGCTGAAGGCGCTGCTGAGGATGGCGACCAGCGCCAGTAAATTAATGCCGACGACGACGGGCATTGAGGTGGTGTGGCCCCAGAACCACAGGACCAGCAGGGCGGCCAGAGGAAAAATCAGGGAGTACTCGGTGTGGCGGGTTTTACTGCTCTCGTGGGCACTCATAGGCTAACGCTCCTTATCGAAAACCGCTGACCCAAACCGACGCCGTCGGGGGGCCTCATAAGTCGTGACTGAAGTATCAGTGA
The sequence above is a segment of the Erwinia sp. SLM-02 genome. Coding sequences within it:
- the chaA gene encoding sodium-potassium/proton antiporter ChaA; protein product: MSAHESSKTRHTEYSLIFPLAALLVLWFWGHTTSMPVVVGINLLALVAILSSAFSVVRHADVLAHRLGEPYGSLILSLSVVILEVSLISALMATGDAAPALMRDTLFSIIMIVTCGLVGFALLLGGRKFATQYVNLVGVKQYLIAIFPLAVIVLVLPVALPNGNFSMAQALLVSAISAAMYWVFLLIQTKTHQSLFVYEHEDDDGDPHHGKPSVHSSAWHTAWLIVHLIAVIAVTKMNANPLGELLTAMNAPEQFTGFLVALLILSPEGLGAIKAVLANQVQRAMNLFFGSVLATISLTVPAVTIIAALTGQELIFGLESPQMVVMISALILCQISFSTGRTNVLNGAAHLALFIAYLMTVML